A genomic segment from Macadamia integrifolia cultivar HAES 741 unplaced genomic scaffold, SCU_Mint_v3 scaffold_113A, whole genome shotgun sequence encodes:
- the LOC122070811 gene encoding uncharacterized protein LOC122070811 isoform X1, translated as METSRNVNFSHQPGDAFDNDESAGFFTSNIKESLIQMSSKDLLKAKPKLQANYFKHSDACNVVSGGAGTADSEEGSSETFDQFNPIVDSPCWKGAPASCQSPFGVTEVVSPYFHVEEFEGCNSSNLGGPHILSVNADDAVAVSSQKKGVNVRPYENENGEDGSSSFSKGMSSVNFLSVEDELKDSVKAAHYHSKVNIENEILYSDVIQELTQPRKGHVPSVYSKSSELKPSHMKQMSYGNNITSAELLTSEATVADSGMDIKDLGQDGSSCVQFNAVEHSSSLPFSLASVPVGLAKQFGGASDTRPKIDIQLLLNAMDNLSELLLSSCSNDVEALKEQDHEVICRVVNNLDACLSNKGGLMRSLPQIQFPESSTCCLRKPTDPQKVTWTCRSQVNSVEAVDVPSQNDLDGKMHCTDSGQQDNKLQDFVSIDGETGIKIDNDMSQVMKKIMEEKFDNELQQTILFKNLWLEAEAALCSVKYEERYARMKIEMENCERYQEKGAAGKPIDTVGQLSTCVSRDLIIDDMLTQGMEENTLPDTTTLESIPTGIASQAKNVEAPVPCQAEDSEASVMSRFRILKCRVEKCSSMNEGHPAESTGIGAYAGREDTISSPCLNGTQNIRTEIQPINVVDGVSSERINPSPFLIDRSEDGHLEVTIRPDMQHHGTSCTEEKIELDSDFPWQQDPLKEFGVCISEEPVNALIPNRDGNQSIGDGFDSPSSDWEHVLKEELKWQN; from the exons ATGGAGACGTCAAGAAATGTGAATTTCAGTCACCAGCCTGGGGATGCATTTGACAATGATGAATCTGCTGGCTTTTTCACCTCCAACATAAAGGAGTCTTTGATCCAGATGAGTTCAAAAG ATCTGTTAAAGGCAAAACCTAAACTCCAAGCTAATTATTTCAAGCACTCTGATGCTTGCAATGTAGTATCTGGAGGTGCTGGAACAGCTGATTCTGAAGAGGGATCTTCTGAAACATTTGATCAGTTTAACCCAATTGTGGATTCCCCCTGTTGGAAAGGTGCTCCAGCTTCCTGTCAATCTCCATTTGGCGTCACTGAAGTGGTGTCGCCATATTTTCATGTAGAGGAGTTTGAAGGATGTAATAGCTCCAATCTTGGAGGGCCTCATATTCTTTCTGTCAATGCTGATGATGCTGTTGCTGTTTCCTCACAGAAGAAAGGGGTGAACGTAAGACCTTACGAaaatgaaaatggtgaagatgGTTCATCATCCTTTTCTAAGGGAATGTCGTCGGTTAATTTTCTCTCTGTGGAAGATGAATTAAAAGATTCTGTTAAAGCAGCACATTATCATTCCAAAGTGAACATTGAGAATGAGATATTATATTCCGATGTCATCCAGGAACTGACTCAACCAAGAAAAGGACATGTTCCATCAGTCTATTCAAAAAGTTCTGAACTCAAACCTTCTCACATGAAACAAATGAGTTATGGCAATAACATTACATCTGCAGAACTGTTAACCTCAGAGGCAACAGTTGCAGATTCTGGAATGGATATCAAGGATCTTGGACAGGATGGCTCATCTTGTGTACAATTCAATGCTGTGGAACATTCTTCAAGTTTGCCTTTTTCTTTAGCCAGCGTTCCTGTTGGGCTTGCTAAACAATTCGGTGGAGCATCTGACACCAGACCAAAGATTGATATTCAGCTGCTGCTTAATGCTATGGATAACTTGTCAGAATTGCTTCTTTCTAGTTGTTCCAATGATGTAGAGGCATTGAAGGAACAGGATCATGAGGTTATTTGTCGTGTAGTCAACAATCTTGATGCTTGTCTCTCAAATAAGGGTGGGTTAATGAGATCACTGCCCCAAATACAATTTCCCGAGTCAAGCACTTGCTGCCTTAGAAAGCCAACTGATCCTCAAAAG GTCACTTGGACATGCAGGTCCCAGGTCAACAGTGTAGAGGCTGTTGATGTACCGAGTCAAAATGACCTCGATGGAAAAATGCATTGTACTGATTCTGGTCAGCAAGATAATAAATTGCAGGATTTTGTTTCTATTGATGGTGAGACAGGAATCAAGATAGATAATGACATGAGCCAG GTTATGAAGAAAATTATGGAGGAGAAATTTGACAATGAACTCCAGCAAACTATATTATTTAAGAACTTATGGCTTGAGGCAGAAGCTGCATTGTGTTCTGTGAAATATGAAGAACGCTATGCTCGCATGAAAATAGAGATGGAGAACTGCGAGAGATACCAAGAGAAAG GTGCGGCAGGAAAGCCAATTGACACAGTGGGACAGTTGAGCACTTGCGTTTCTCGTGATCTGATCATTGATGATATGTTGACACAAGGGATGGAGGAGAACACACTTCCAGACACCACTACCCTGGAGTCAATTCCAACCGGAATCGCCAGTCAGGCTAAGAATGTTGAGGCTCCTGTTCCCTGTCAAGCTGAGGACAGTGAGGCTTCTGTTATGTCCAGATTTCGTATTCTAAAATGTCGTGTTGAAAAGTGTAGTTCCATGAATGAAGGGCATCCGGCGGAGTCCACTGGCATTGGAGCTTATGCAGGAAGGGAAGATACAATATCTAGCCCGTGTCTGAATGGAACTCAAAATATTAGGACGGAGATCCAACCAATAAATGTTGTTGATGGGGTTTCTTCAGAGAGGATAAACCCTTCGCCTTTTTTAATAGACAGATCAGAAGATGGACATTTGGAAGTGACAATTAGGCCGGACATGCAGCATCATGGTACAAGTTGCACCGAAGAGAAAATTGAATTGGATTCGGATTTTCCTTGGCAACAAGACCCGTTGAAAGAGTTTGGGGTTTGTATTTCTGAAGAACCAGTCAATGCTCTTATACCAAACCGGGATGGGAATCAGTCCATAGGTGATGGGTTTGATAGCCCATCCTCTGATTGGGAGCATGTGCTGAAGGAGGAGCTGAAGTGGCAGAACTGA
- the LOC122070811 gene encoding uncharacterized protein LOC122070811 isoform X2 — METSRNVNFSHQPGDAFDNDESAGFFTSNIKESLIQMSSKVSGGAGTADSEEGSSETFDQFNPIVDSPCWKGAPASCQSPFGVTEVVSPYFHVEEFEGCNSSNLGGPHILSVNADDAVAVSSQKKGVNVRPYENENGEDGSSSFSKGMSSVNFLSVEDELKDSVKAAHYHSKVNIENEILYSDVIQELTQPRKGHVPSVYSKSSELKPSHMKQMSYGNNITSAELLTSEATVADSGMDIKDLGQDGSSCVQFNAVEHSSSLPFSLASVPVGLAKQFGGASDTRPKIDIQLLLNAMDNLSELLLSSCSNDVEALKEQDHEVICRVVNNLDACLSNKGGLMRSLPQIQFPESSTCCLRKPTDPQKVTWTCRSQVNSVEAVDVPSQNDLDGKMHCTDSGQQDNKLQDFVSIDGETGIKIDNDMSQVMKKIMEEKFDNELQQTILFKNLWLEAEAALCSVKYEERYARMKIEMENCERYQEKGAAGKPIDTVGQLSTCVSRDLIIDDMLTQGMEENTLPDTTTLESIPTGIASQAKNVEAPVPCQAEDSEASVMSRFRILKCRVEKCSSMNEGHPAESTGIGAYAGREDTISSPCLNGTQNIRTEIQPINVVDGVSSERINPSPFLIDRSEDGHLEVTIRPDMQHHGTSCTEEKIELDSDFPWQQDPLKEFGVCISEEPVNALIPNRDGNQSIGDGFDSPSSDWEHVLKEELKWQN; from the exons ATGGAGACGTCAAGAAATGTGAATTTCAGTCACCAGCCTGGGGATGCATTTGACAATGATGAATCTGCTGGCTTTTTCACCTCCAACATAAAGGAGTCTTTGATCCAGATGAGTTCAAAAG TATCTGGAGGTGCTGGAACAGCTGATTCTGAAGAGGGATCTTCTGAAACATTTGATCAGTTTAACCCAATTGTGGATTCCCCCTGTTGGAAAGGTGCTCCAGCTTCCTGTCAATCTCCATTTGGCGTCACTGAAGTGGTGTCGCCATATTTTCATGTAGAGGAGTTTGAAGGATGTAATAGCTCCAATCTTGGAGGGCCTCATATTCTTTCTGTCAATGCTGATGATGCTGTTGCTGTTTCCTCACAGAAGAAAGGGGTGAACGTAAGACCTTACGAaaatgaaaatggtgaagatgGTTCATCATCCTTTTCTAAGGGAATGTCGTCGGTTAATTTTCTCTCTGTGGAAGATGAATTAAAAGATTCTGTTAAAGCAGCACATTATCATTCCAAAGTGAACATTGAGAATGAGATATTATATTCCGATGTCATCCAGGAACTGACTCAACCAAGAAAAGGACATGTTCCATCAGTCTATTCAAAAAGTTCTGAACTCAAACCTTCTCACATGAAACAAATGAGTTATGGCAATAACATTACATCTGCAGAACTGTTAACCTCAGAGGCAACAGTTGCAGATTCTGGAATGGATATCAAGGATCTTGGACAGGATGGCTCATCTTGTGTACAATTCAATGCTGTGGAACATTCTTCAAGTTTGCCTTTTTCTTTAGCCAGCGTTCCTGTTGGGCTTGCTAAACAATTCGGTGGAGCATCTGACACCAGACCAAAGATTGATATTCAGCTGCTGCTTAATGCTATGGATAACTTGTCAGAATTGCTTCTTTCTAGTTGTTCCAATGATGTAGAGGCATTGAAGGAACAGGATCATGAGGTTATTTGTCGTGTAGTCAACAATCTTGATGCTTGTCTCTCAAATAAGGGTGGGTTAATGAGATCACTGCCCCAAATACAATTTCCCGAGTCAAGCACTTGCTGCCTTAGAAAGCCAACTGATCCTCAAAAG GTCACTTGGACATGCAGGTCCCAGGTCAACAGTGTAGAGGCTGTTGATGTACCGAGTCAAAATGACCTCGATGGAAAAATGCATTGTACTGATTCTGGTCAGCAAGATAATAAATTGCAGGATTTTGTTTCTATTGATGGTGAGACAGGAATCAAGATAGATAATGACATGAGCCAG GTTATGAAGAAAATTATGGAGGAGAAATTTGACAATGAACTCCAGCAAACTATATTATTTAAGAACTTATGGCTTGAGGCAGAAGCTGCATTGTGTTCTGTGAAATATGAAGAACGCTATGCTCGCATGAAAATAGAGATGGAGAACTGCGAGAGATACCAAGAGAAAG GTGCGGCAGGAAAGCCAATTGACACAGTGGGACAGTTGAGCACTTGCGTTTCTCGTGATCTGATCATTGATGATATGTTGACACAAGGGATGGAGGAGAACACACTTCCAGACACCACTACCCTGGAGTCAATTCCAACCGGAATCGCCAGTCAGGCTAAGAATGTTGAGGCTCCTGTTCCCTGTCAAGCTGAGGACAGTGAGGCTTCTGTTATGTCCAGATTTCGTATTCTAAAATGTCGTGTTGAAAAGTGTAGTTCCATGAATGAAGGGCATCCGGCGGAGTCCACTGGCATTGGAGCTTATGCAGGAAGGGAAGATACAATATCTAGCCCGTGTCTGAATGGAACTCAAAATATTAGGACGGAGATCCAACCAATAAATGTTGTTGATGGGGTTTCTTCAGAGAGGATAAACCCTTCGCCTTTTTTAATAGACAGATCAGAAGATGGACATTTGGAAGTGACAATTAGGCCGGACATGCAGCATCATGGTACAAGTTGCACCGAAGAGAAAATTGAATTGGATTCGGATTTTCCTTGGCAACAAGACCCGTTGAAAGAGTTTGGGGTTTGTATTTCTGAAGAACCAGTCAATGCTCTTATACCAAACCGGGATGGGAATCAGTCCATAGGTGATGGGTTTGATAGCCCATCCTCTGATTGGGAGCATGTGCTGAAGGAGGAGCTGAAGTGGCAGAACTGA